The genomic region ATCTCTTTCTGTAAGACACCTTCCGACAACAATTTCACAATTTGAATGTCGATATTTGAGAATTCATAGGTATGGCTTTGCTTTAAGGATTGTTTAATATCAAAGGAAACATAGGTATGCGCTTGATCGATCGCTATGAATGCTTCCTTGAGATGTTGGGCATCGCGCCTAGCCTTTCGAACATACCCATCTATGCCATATTCACTGAACAGTCTATCAATGATGGCAGGTCTATCTTCACCTGAAAAAACGATAATCTTTAAGTTTGGTTGAATAACTTTTACAGCCTGAATGAGTTCAATACCACTTGCAATACGTTGTTTATTGAAATCCTCTTCAAATGATAAGTCCGTAATTAATAAATCAAACGCATCCCCGTCTTGTAATGCACGACTGATCCACGCCAAAGCATCATCACAGTAATAAACATATTTGGCTATTTCTACACCAATATCACTGATGGTTCGTTGAACCGAAACATTAGTGATTTCATGATCTTCTGCAATTAATACTTTTCTAAACATATTGGTCAGTTTTGAGGAAGCGGTAAATTCATTTCTATTTTCACTCCTTTCCCTTTCTCTGAAGCAAAATTAAATTTACCCTTTAACCTTTCCATACGGTTTCCCGTATTCCGAATACCATTCCCCATCTTTTTTGGATTTGTTAAACCAACACCATTATCCTGATATAAAATATGTAAGTAATTGTCCCGTTGTTCGAACCTAAATATCACCTCGTTAGCTTGGCTATGTTTGCGCATATTCACCAATATCTCTTGCAAAATTATCAGTAAGTCATTCTTTGCATTTTTTGATAAATTATGCCATAGATGTGGATCATTACCGACAATAAACATGTGAATATTTTCATTTGCAAATGATCTGATCAATGTAGAAACATCAGTTGCAAAGCTTTCTTCGCACATTTCTTTAGAGGATTCATAGGAAATATCTCTAGATTTTTCATACATAACTTCCAGCTTATCTAAAATTTCCGATTTATCAAATTCATCCTTATGCTCCAATTCCGTCATCACGCGATAAATACCGTTGGCAACCACATCATGTACTTTTTTAGAAGTGGTCAATTGTATCTCTTTAACTTTATTTTCCGCTTCCATAGTAATCCGCTGCTTTCTTCGTTGCGCCCACAAAATAAAAAATGTAAGAGCAGACAGAACAAAGCCAATAACAGCCACCATAATGATCCGCTCTTTAGAAATTCGCAGATCCCGATCCAAAACATCCTTCTGAAGCTTTAGATTATCAATCTTATTTTTCTCTGCCTCATAACGAATCAAAGCATATTGATTCTTTGCTTTCAAACGAGCCGTTCGAACGCTATCAGACAGATGCTTATAGATTTCAAAGTAGTATTTTGAAGAATCGGAATTAACCCTGATTAATTTCTCTGCAGCATTTATTTGATCCGTACTAAATTGAATCTTGTTTGCTAAATCAAAAGATTTCGAAGCATAAATTTTGGCGGAATCCAAATTTCGTCCATCGTGATATTCAAATAAATGTGACAACGTGGAATTCACGCCCAAATCGTCTGATTCGGATTCTCTTATTTTTAACGCTGTATGTAAGTCAGGCAACGGATTATACGCTTCATCTATCCGCCATCTTGTATTTGCGTAGTTGGACAAACAACGTGCATAATTCTTATCTTTTCTATCAGCAGATTTTAAGTTCTCTTTATGAATAAGAAAAGCTTCCTTAAAACGCTTCGCCTCAAAAAGAGTTACAGCTTTATTATTCTTATAGGTTTGTGCATGATCCTTATTGACCGCATATTTTACGGCTAGATCGTAGTAAAAAATGGCAGCCTCATTATCTCCATAACCAGAAATCGCATTTCCCAAACTATTATAGTTAAAAGACAACAAGTCTAAATGCGCCTTATTAGCCGTATCTAAAAGCTTGTCTGCCTCCAATGATGTTTCTTGTGCAGCATAATAATCCGCTTCTTCAGACAACGTAATTGCCATCTGAATTAAACATATTGCTGCATGAAGACTATCACCGGCTTGTATAAAATCGTCACTTGCTAAATCAAAATAAACAAAAGAGCTATCGTTCATCCCTAACTCTAGAAAGGAATTTGCTTTAGAAAAATTGCTATTACTATCGGCAGTTAATTCTGTATCAATTTCGGCGAATTGCGGACTCTTAGAATGGCACCCGAAAAACAGTATTATGCTGAATAATAGTGTGATTATTTGAAATCGCATGGATAATAATTTGGTAAGCAATATTACCAAATAAAAAATACAGGTAAAAGTGATTTTACCTGCATTTTTACTAAAGGATCTTAACCTAAGAAATCAGGAAAGATCGGCGGAATCGCTGGCCTAGTCGGAGGACGTACGGATCCCTTATCACCACCATTCGTCTGAGGATCACCATCGCTAGTTGCAAAGGAGTTTGAGTATCCTGCAGAACACAGCATAGTCAGCAGCATAGCTACGAACAAATTTTTCATTTCTTCTAAAATTTAAAGTCAAAAAACTATCCCGACACCATTGTTTCTAAATGGTATCATTCATTAATTTTTCAGAAGGCCTTCTGATTTTAAGGAAGAAGTAAACTCATAGGAAAATCAAATAATCTTCCTCTTTTTCATAGGATTCAACTACAAGCCTACCATACGAATTCTCTACAGTTGCGTTAATAGTAAACGAGCTATCGAAGAATTCATAGGACAAAACTAAAGGCGTTTAACAGCTTTAAATCAGACATTTCCGGTATTTCCGATATTTCTTATAGATTTCCGATATTTCCTATTTTCAAGCAGACAATTTGTACATCTTAGATATTATGCTTTATTTCGAATGACGAAAACCAATTAGTTCAATGTTTGAATTCGACATCTTTAGGGAGGAAGTTTTAACAGATTACACGAAGAAACGCAATGAAGGGACTTTACCTACTAGCCTAGAAAATCCTTCGCCAGCGAATCTTCGAAACTATGCACTATATCTATATTGCAAAGGACTTAACAAGGAAGACAGAATTGTCTTTGAAGAATACTTTAATTCAAATGTGAAAGTAGATGATCTCGAAAAAGCTATTAAAACTACCGAATTAGGAAAACTAAAGTCTGTACAAAACTTCCTTAATGGTACAACGAGAAATCCAGACGAAATTATCGCCAAATTGCTTGCTGTTTTAATCGATTTTAAACCAAGACCATTTGTAGAATGGCGAAAGTCATTTCAACAGCATCAACAGGTAGAGTTTAAGACGTCAGATCGCATAGAATATGCTCAAAAGGATAATAACATTGTTCAGAGTCAACCCTTTAAACCAACAGTAATTGCTAAGCCGAAAAAGAAAAACGGCTTAAACAAAATACTAGTTATATCGGCCGCAAGCCTCTCTTTTGCTACGCTTTGCTATATGACCGTTTCTCAGCTTAAAACTGATGGCTGTATGTACTGGGATGGAACAAAATATATAGAAATTGACTGCAAAGAAGAAATCAGACATGCTGAGAAACTTGTCCTCAACCCAATAGATTTAGAACATTTTAGAAAAATTACTCAAACAGATACCCTCCAGGAAAAGCATGTGAACAAAGTTTGGTATTCAAAAATCAACAATGAAGTTGAATTTTTCACAAGTGCAGGACGACACCCAATTAATAAAGAAAGAACATTAAAGCCCGCAACTTGGTATATGATCAAGAAATATAGAACTTCATACCCGACGAAATAATTTCAAAATAAAAGAACTAACAATATTAAATTCCAAATTTCTATGGAATTAACTCACTTAAATCATCATGATATAAAACCAATATATCATGAAATACTACGCCATTTTTGCCTTCATCTTTTTAATTAACTATTCTTTTTCCACTTATGCTACTGAGCAGGAACCCGACAGACTAATTATCAAAGGAGACACTATCTTGCTACACGCTTTACCGTTGGAACAATGGATTGATCAAAGCAATTATAATAAACCCTTTTTCCCCGACTCATTAAGGGGATTTTCAACAGGCTGCTGGAGAGCATATGTCGCCTATTGGGAAATTATCGATAATCGGTTGTATCTAACCAACATTTATAATGAAAGTAAAAGTGCTAAAGCAGATCTCAACGAAATGTTTGGCAAAAAGGTCAAAAACGGACGAGTGATAGCAGACTGGTTTTCGGATACGGTTATCGCATTTAATGGTAAACTTCTCACTTACGATCATCATGGATTCTCAAGTGTTTTCGAACATGAGTATGAGTATGTTTTTGATAAAGGTATATTAAAAAGCACAACTTACTTCGACAACTCCATGTCTAAGAATACACCGCTGTTCATGGGCGATGCTCTTCTAAATGGGCACATCGACACGCTGATTAATTGGTCAGCATTACCAACTATTGAGGAATCAGGATTTGCCGCAATTCATGTACTTGCTAATGAACAGGGCAGATTAGATAGCATAATACATGTCTATGGATCGTCTGAAATTTTCAAACAAGAGGCACTACGCGTAGCGAAACTGATAACAAAGTTTCCAGTTATTTATCGAAGAGGAAAGTTACAAACCCCGGATATACGGGTAGAATTCCTTTTTACGGCAAAAAAACAAAAGAAGTACCGGAAGGATTAACAAAAAACTCTACCGATTTCTCGGTAGAGTTAGGCTAACTCATAGGAATTAACAACGTTTTGTGTGATTTTACTTAAAAATTTAACGTTATACAGAATAAGTTTGTTGTTTCTTAAATTGTTAATTGTAAAGAGATGCCCTACTTTATCGATAAGTCAATCTGACCCTCCTCTACTCCGTCGATTGCATCTTTCGAGAGAATTCCTTGAGATTTCTTAATCATCTCATCAAGTAGCTCATTACTACCACCGGCATGCGATACGATAATTTTTGAACTGTTTTTGTTAAAAGCCACATTCGTTGCGCTGACTCCCTGACAAGATTTCAAACTCTTGTTCAGCTGATTCAGTTGCTCGTAACTGATACCCTCAATCTTTACGACAGTTTTGTTAATTCCAGCTTCTCCCTCCTTGCCTTTACCGAAAAATCCCGTAAGCTTCTTTCCAACCTTACCCGCCTTATCGGCTTTATTCGCCGCACGATCGGCGGTATTCGTTGCTCTATCCAGTTTATCAGCAGCACGATCTATCTTATCTAAGAATCCTTGCGCTTTTACCTGTGTAGCTGTTAAACAAAACAGCATCAGTAATGATATACAAATTGCTTTCATAGTATTCGTTTTTATAGTTTCAACAATGTTTTAGTTCTTATTATATGGTGCGGAAAACTCACCCTCAGTCACCGTAAGGAATTCACCTCCCCCCTCCAATACACCCGAGAAAGTGCCTTTTACCCCCCATTTGGTCAAGCTCGTAATATTTAATGTAAAACTTGAACCATCACTTCCGTCTCCACGATAGCCCGTTGTACTCACAATCTTTCCGTCTACAACATTTTGAATATAGTATTGCCCAACTAACTCAGGACCTTCACCATTCGCAGTCACATAAGTTGTCTCCTTAGCTCCCTCATCAGAAACCAATTGAAACCCAAAGCCTGGCGAGGCCATATCTTTTGACTCGTGACCACCGACCGTCACGAAGTGTATCTTATTCCAATCATCAGGTTTATCATTTGCACTCAAACTGTAATTGAACTCATGTAATTTCCCATTAATCTTACAGCGCAAAAAACCATCAGAATCGCCAGATCGCGAGTCATCTTTACTACAGGAAACCATTAAAAGTGCTAATACTAGAAATAAGCCGATCTTGTTAAGTGTTTTTTTCATTTTGCTATCCATTATTAATATTCGTTTTTAATATTTTATGCTTATGGCATTTATCCATGATTTCCTTGCAAAACAAATATGCGCTTGTCCATAGTTCAAATAAGAACGGTTTAAATAGACGACTTAGAATTTTTAACGAACGACAAGCTATTTTCAATGTTTACATCCATTGATAAAAAACAATATTCTATTGAAAAATATTGAGGATATAACAGCGTATTACTAACTTGAATACTATGGTTAAATTTTTCGATAGGGAGGTTTCTCTGGTCAAGTTGCAAGTCATTACTTGGCTTTTTGTGATGGCACTAACTTTCGCATCTTACCTCCAAAATGCCGACTTCGGCTATGCATTAGTATTTACTATCATCAATATGTTTAGTATGCTAGCGGTAATCTATGGCAACGCCTGTTTTCTTCTGCCAAAACTTTATTTTAAGGGCCGCGTCTTTACTTACCTGCTTGCAACGGTCTTGTTGCTCGGCATCATTTGTTTTATTCGCGTAGAACTTCGTTCTTACTTCCATGAGCTCTACTTCCGCGGAGAAGACCAGAGCACCAGTTTTCAAGTATACGCGAGTATAATGACTTCCTTAATTATCAACTACCTTTTCAGTTTTATATTTAGGTTAGCTTTAGATTATTTTAATGTGCGTAAAGATCAGAAACGGCTTAAAGAATACACGTCCAAAGTGGAACTCGATTTATTAAAGGCACAAGTGCAACCACACTTCCTATTCAATACGCTTAACAATATCTATTATGTAGCACAACGCGAGTCGCCACAAAGCGCCCAACTGATTGAAAAACTCGCCAATATCATGCGCTATTTTGTGGATGAAGCGTCGAAGGCGCTCGTCAAGCTCCCAATCGATATTCAATTCCTGAAGGACTATATTGACTTAGAGCGGATGCGAATGTTGCACCCGATGCAAGTAGATTTCGAAATGAATGTGGTGCCCAATGCTGTGGAACTGCCACCTATGCTCATCATTCCACTAGTAGAGAATGTCTTCAAACATGGAATCGACAAAAGAAGCAAAGAGAATTATCTGTCGTTAAAAATTGAATCATCAGACGGAAAATTAAAAATCAATGTATCGAATAAAGTTTTTGAAGAAAAAAATGAACAGCAAGGCGGCAACGGCTTAAAGAATCTTATAGCTCGCCTGGACATACTTTATGGGAAAAACTATAAATTTGAGAGAACACTAACGAACAATATCTTCAATGCCAATTTAGAATTACCTTTATGAAAATAATTACTTGCCTAATAGTCGATGATGAGCCAAATGCTGTTCAGTTGCTTGAAGATTATATTCAAAAGATCCCCTATTTGTCATTAAAACAAAAGTGCTATGACGCTTTTGATACAATGCAGTACCTGGAAAAAGAAAAGGTTGACTTGGTTTTTCTGGATATCAATATGCCCAAAATGTCTGGGATGGAGTTGGCGGCATTGCTCCCAAAAGGACAGTGTATCATTTTTACTTCCGCCTATGCCAGCTTCGCCTTGGAAGGCTATGAATACAATGCCTTAGATTACATCCTAAAACCTATCATCTTCAAACGCTTTGTACAAGCGGTAGAAAAAGTTAGAGATTATTTTCTCGCTCAAAATCCAAATAAACCCTACGTCATTCCTGAAAGCAAAAAGGAATTTATGTTCATCAAATCAGATCGAAAACATATTAAAATTTACTACGATGATATCTTATATTTTGAAGCACAACAAGAATACGTCAAAGTAGTATTGGCAAATGACTCTCCAGTACTGGTTTATAAACGCATGAAACAACTCGAAGAACTGCTCCCGACGAATTTTATCAGAATCCATAACTCCTTCATCCTGAATAATAACTACTTGGACTTTCTTGTCGATAACCATGCGTCTGTAAAAGGCGAAAAACTCCCCATAAGCGCTAGCTACAGAGCAAAACTGATTGCAATTATTGAGAATAATGCGCTCTAGAGTGACGAGGATTATGGACTTAAGGGTATAAATAAAAAGAGGCTGTGCAAAAACACAGCCTCTCCTTCATTCCCCAATCTTGTTTTACTTTTGAAGAACAAAACCGCCAACATATTGTCCATCCATATCCCAAACTGAATAGTAGAATGTTCCTGGAAAGATCGATGACTCACTAATTGAAAATGAATAAAAAGGGTTTCCTGGTAAAGGGAATGTTCCTGGAGGTAATGCCTTTCCACCTTTTACAGCGTTTTGTTCTTTAATCTCAAATTTCGAAAGATTCGATAATGCCTTCATGCGCTTAAGTTTTAGTTTTATTTATAAATATAGAAAACGCTGAATTTAAACCACTTCCACATCTAATATTCGAACACTTGAAATCGACATTTGCACTAATGATGAATATATTCGAGAAATTATCAATAAATCTAATCCCTAACTTCCAAACGTAATTCCTCCTGCATCACAATCGGCGTTTTACCGACCTGATATTCATATTTCAAATTGAAAACATGGAATTTCCTACCGTAAGTTTCTTCCAAATGATACGTATTCGGGTATCTTTCATCCCCTTCCAATTGCTTGATCTGAAGAGTCTTGTACGGTTTGATCGTCACCTTGTTATCTGCGCCCACCTCTAATATCATCGACGTCTTTGCAATGGCGGTTTCGTTATTTTCAAAATTCTCATTCCCCACAACTACACGAACGGAATTCTTTGTCAATGGATATAACTTTTTATTCCCTGCGGTCACAATATCATTTGCCGAACCAGACATCGTATAAAAAGCATCGGAAGCCTGTGAAGCATAAGCATTCTTAATTTGAATTTGGTATAGAATCGTTTTCTTCTTTGCATTGATTTCCACCGCTCCCACTTCATTTGCTTTCAACGCGATAAAATAAGTCGAATCAGGAGAGAGACCATCAACCAATAGCTTTACCTGCGTCTTTCCTGTTCGCTCGCCAGCCTTGATTTGAATCTTATAATCTTCGATGCTATACTTTTCCTTTGGCAATAACTTCGCATAGAGTCTTTCGTCAAGATCAAAAAGCGATCTATTGTAAGCGTCTAGCGGCGCCTGATCCTCGGTAAGTTCAATAAGCAAATCGTTCTCTGGAAGATGCGTACCGCCAACCGATGCTGCAATGTATCCCACGGTCTCCCCTCCTGTCAATGGCACAACCTCTTGAAAAGTATTGTGATAGGAACTGCTGATTAAAGCAACCACATTCTTATACATTTCCTTTTCAAACAACTCGTTGTCTTTGCATGATGATAGCAACCCCGCTAAGGCTATCATGGCTATATATCTACGTTTCATGTAATTTCGATTAATATGATTTTAGTATCCTGGATTTTGATCTAACGATGGCAATCTGCGTAACTCTTCGCGTGGAATAGGAACCCATACCAATTTCTTGTGAACAACACGTTTTAAGAAGGATGAAGTCCCCGGGATCACACGTTTGTAATACGTTTCTTTTGTCGCTCCATCAGGATTCATCCCGCGGATTGGTTCACGCTCGGTTTCTTCATAGATTCCCCAACGACGAACATCATAGTACCGTCTGTTTTCCCATAAAAATTCAACCATGCGCTCGCGCTCGATCTCACTTTGTACTGTTTGCGCGTTGCCTACTTTTGATGAATTTAAACCTGGCAACCCTGCTCTATAACGCACTTGATTGAAAGCATTCTTAATTGCCTCTTCTTCGCGGCTTACTGTATATTGTCTCCCTCCTAAGTCCACCGTATGAGTCCCCTTTAAATTATTCAACGCTTCGGCATAAGATAATAAGATCTCAGCATAGCGGATAATCGCATACGATTTTTTCATACGACGAGCACCTGTACCGCTCCAAGCATCCATCGGGTGAATAAATTTTTTGATTACATAACCTGTGATTGGATAATCAGGCGAAGTCGCCGTAACTCCACCACGCCCGTCCGCATCCTGATAATAATATTTTGCAGTATAGTTATTCAGAGAGGCGCTAGATTCAGCTTGCCAAACAGCTTCGTTAAATCCAACCGATGCATAAAAACGCATTTCGCGGTTTGCATACATATTGTACACCCCTGCATTTAAAGGATATCCAGAAAATCGCTTCGCTTGTGTTGTAAAACCAATTTCCGAGTAATAACCATCAACCGTTGCCTCTTCCTTCGTGCGACCATCATCCATTAAATAAGCATCTACAACCTTTTGTGTCACACAGAAACGACCCCAACCTCCCAACGATGGCGGGAAAGCCCCTTTAGTAATATAGTCATTGATATAATCTGTATTTCTTCCCCAAATAACCTCCTTATTGGTTGCAGGAACGGCTTCGCCAGTAAATATTTCTGAATAGGAACGAAATGCATCAATACCCGCAGCACCGTTCGGAAACTGTCCATAGAAATTCGGATCAGAAGTTACACCCTGAGGGAGTTGTTTTGTCTTATCGTCTGCTACCGCAGTATAAAGTTTATATTGCCCCAAATCCATAACACGTTTTGCTGCTGCTGCTGCGACTGCCCAACGCTTCTCATCATATTGTTGCGATACATAATGTACTCCATCTGTTTTGCGGGTCCAACTACCAAAGTAAGAAGCAGCGACAGGGCCGCCATTGAACAACGGACTCGCATGAATCAAACGAAGACGCGCAATCAAGGCATAAGCTGCTCCTTTGCTAGGTTTTCCAAAATCTAAAATCGACACTTCGGCAGGTAAAAATTGAGCTGCTTTTTCAAACTCTTCGACCGTATAGTCCATCGTCTCATCGTAGGTTGCTCTTGGGCGATCGTAATACTCAATCGGCTCATTCGTATTGACGATTTCATCGCCCAATAGAATGGCAGGACCATAATCCACTAAGATATTGTAGTATGCATAAGCGCGGATAAAGCGAGTATAACCTTCAATACGATGGCGGTCGGCCGTACTTAGATCCCGAGGGACATCGAGATTAGCCAAAATGCTATTGCACTTACGAATAATCTTATAGTATCTCGCCCATTGATTCAGGTTATAATTAGACGCGGACGAGCCTGCACCGAAGAAATCCGGATTGATATTCCCCGTCACATAATCCATCCCGTAATAAACGTTGGTCGAACCACCACCTGTCAATCCGTTGAATCCCTCATCCGTAGCCATCGGTCCGGGCGTGTATCCAAATCGAACGGTATTGGATTCATCCGGGAACATCGAGGCCGCCCCCCACATATAAGCTTCGATATTTCTTGTACTGCTGAATGCAGAGTCTATATTGAATTCATCATCAAAATAATTATCGATGTTTAGATAATCTTTACATGAGGATGTTGAGGCAATAGCCATTACCAAAACCGACAGTTTAGCTATTTTATTTATGATCGTTAATTTCATTTTATTTATCACTTTATCCATTAAAAATTAAGATATACTTGCATTGAGTAAGTTGATGGAATTGGATATTTTCGACCATTCCAAGCAGCTTGCTCCGGATCAAATATCTTCACCTTGTCCCAGATGTACAGGTTAGTGCCCACGAATTGTAAATCAAGCGATTTTACGCCTATACGTTTTACGAAATTCGGCGAAACATTATAGCTGAGAGTCAATTCTTCGAAACGGATATATCGAGAATCCCCCTGCCAAAATGAGGAAAGCTGACTATTGTTCGCATTATTACCATATTGTAATCTTGGAAATAGCGCATTTGGATTCTCGGCTAATGAAGGGTCGATACCATTCGCAACTGCGTAATCCATCGGTATCCAACGATTGTTAGGATCGGCCACTATAGAAAGCACATTACCTTCATTCCCGTTGAAGAAAGGCATATACCCCATACCATTCACTTTTTTCTCTTTGTTTACCTCCATCGTCTGTCCTACATAGAAGAAAGATGTCCGGCCGGTTCCTTTAAATAAAAGGCCCAAAGTCA from Sphingobacterium sp. BN32 harbors:
- a CDS encoding DUF4361 domain-containing protein, which encodes MKRRYIAMIALAGLLSSCKDNELFEKEMYKNVVALISSSYHNTFQEVVPLTGGETVGYIAASVGGTHLPENDLLIELTEDQAPLDAYNRSLFDLDERLYAKLLPKEKYSIEDYKIQIKAGERTGKTQVKLLVDGLSPDSTYFIALKANEVGAVEINAKKKTILYQIQIKNAYASQASDAFYTMSGSANDIVTAGNKKLYPLTKNSVRVVVGNENFENNETAIAKTSMILEVGADNKVTIKPYKTLQIKQLEGDERYPNTYHLEETYGRKFHVFNLKYEYQVGKTPIVMQEELRLEVRD
- a CDS encoding response regulator → MFRKVLIAEDHEITNVSVQRTISDIGVEIAKYVYYCDDALAWISRALQDGDAFDLLITDLSFEEDFNKQRIASGIELIQAVKVIQPNLKIIVFSGEDRPAIIDRLFSEYGIDGYVRKARRDAQHLKEAFIAIDQAHTYVSFDIKQSLKQSHTYEFSNIDIQIVKLLSEGVLQKEIPNHLKQRNIKPSGLSSVEKRLNMMREVLAFNKNEQLVAYCKDKGFI
- a CDS encoding ATP-binding protein; its protein translation is MRFQIITLLFSIILFFGCHSKSPQFAEIDTELTADSNSNFSKANSFLELGMNDSSFVYFDLASDDFIQAGDSLHAAICLIQMAITLSEEADYYAAQETSLEADKLLDTANKAHLDLLSFNYNSLGNAISGYGDNEAAIFYYDLAVKYAVNKDHAQTYKNNKAVTLFEAKRFKEAFLIHKENLKSADRKDKNYARCLSNYANTRWRIDEAYNPLPDLHTALKIRESESDDLGVNSTLSHLFEYHDGRNLDSAKIYASKSFDLANKIQFSTDQINAAEKLIRVNSDSSKYYFEIYKHLSDSVRTARLKAKNQYALIRYEAEKNKIDNLKLQKDVLDRDLRISKERIIMVAVIGFVLSALTFFILWAQRRKQRITMEAENKVKEIQLTTSKKVHDVVANGIYRVMTELEHKDEFDKSEILDKLEVMYEKSRDISYESSKEMCEESFATDVSTLIRSFANENIHMFIVGNDPHLWHNLSKNAKNDLLIILQEILVNMRKHSQANEVIFRFEQRDNYLHILYQDNGVGLTNPKKMGNGIRNTGNRMERLKGKFNFASEKGKGVKIEMNLPLPQN
- a CDS encoding RagB/SusD family nutrient uptake outer membrane protein; the encoded protein is MKLTIINKIAKLSVLVMAIASTSSCKDYLNIDNYFDDEFNIDSAFSSTRNIEAYMWGAASMFPDESNTVRFGYTPGPMATDEGFNGLTGGGSTNVYYGMDYVTGNINPDFFGAGSSASNYNLNQWARYYKIIRKCNSILANLDVPRDLSTADRHRIEGYTRFIRAYAYYNILVDYGPAILLGDEIVNTNEPIEYYDRPRATYDETMDYTVEEFEKAAQFLPAEVSILDFGKPSKGAAYALIARLRLIHASPLFNGGPVAASYFGSWTRKTDGVHYVSQQYDEKRWAVAAAAAKRVMDLGQYKLYTAVADDKTKQLPQGVTSDPNFYGQFPNGAAGIDAFRSYSEIFTGEAVPATNKEVIWGRNTDYINDYITKGAFPPSLGGWGRFCVTQKVVDAYLMDDGRTKEEATVDGYYSEIGFTTQAKRFSGYPLNAGVYNMYANREMRFYASVGFNEAVWQAESSASLNNYTAKYYYQDADGRGGVTATSPDYPITGYVIKKFIHPMDAWSGTGARRMKKSYAIIRYAEILLSYAEALNNLKGTHTVDLGGRQYTVSREEEAIKNAFNQVRYRAGLPGLNSSKVGNAQTVQSEIERERMVEFLWENRRYYDVRRWGIYEETEREPIRGMNPDGATKETYYKRVIPGTSSFLKRVVHKKLVWVPIPREELRRLPSLDQNPGY
- a CDS encoding LytTR family DNA-binding domain-containing protein translates to MKIITCLIVDDEPNAVQLLEDYIQKIPYLSLKQKCYDAFDTMQYLEKEKVDLVFLDINMPKMSGMELAALLPKGQCIIFTSAYASFALEGYEYNALDYILKPIIFKRFVQAVEKVRDYFLAQNPNKPYVIPESKKEFMFIKSDRKHIKIYYDDILYFEAQQEYVKVVLANDSPVLVYKRMKQLEELLPTNFIRIHNSFILNNNYLDFLVDNHASVKGEKLPISASYRAKLIAIIENNAL
- a CDS encoding sensor histidine kinase, giving the protein MVKFFDREVSLVKLQVITWLFVMALTFASYLQNADFGYALVFTIINMFSMLAVIYGNACFLLPKLYFKGRVFTYLLATVLLLGIICFIRVELRSYFHELYFRGEDQSTSFQVYASIMTSLIINYLFSFIFRLALDYFNVRKDQKRLKEYTSKVELDLLKAQVQPHFLFNTLNNIYYVAQRESPQSAQLIEKLANIMRYFVDEASKALVKLPIDIQFLKDYIDLERMRMLHPMQVDFEMNVVPNAVELPPMLIIPLVENVFKHGIDKRSKENYLSLKIESSDGKLKINVSNKVFEEKNEQQGGNGLKNLIARLDILYGKNYKFERTLTNNIFNANLELPL